The Candidatus Rokuibacteriota bacterium DNA segment ACGGCGAGCCGCACGCGCAGCTCGAACGGCATGTGCGTGGCGTAGCCGCAGTCCTCGCAGTAGAAGGGGGCCTGCACGACGGAGCCGCGCAGGAGGGTGGGGTCCACGCCGCGCCGCCGGGCGGTGAGGTAGAGGCCGGCCACCGCGAACGGCGCGGGAACGGAATGAGAGAGCGTGAGCCGATCGAGCGGCAGGCCGTCGTAGAGATCGAGCCAGTCCTGGAGGCAGCACAGCGACACGCCCTGGGTGCCGACGGCCGGCGCCGAGACGGGGTGGTCGGGATCCATCCACGCCATGGTCGGCGTGTCGCCGATGACATCGAGGCCGGTGGCGCCGTGGGCGATGAGGTAGCGGAACTGCTCATTGGAGCGCCCCGAATCGCCTTCACCGGACAGCTCGCGCTGGATCCAGCCGCCGTCGGCCCCGGCCGGGCGCCGCCCTCGCGTAAAGGGGTACGCCCCGGGGTCGCCGAGGCGCTCCGCGTAGTCGCCGGCGGGAGCGTCGGCGGGCCCGTACACGGGCCGCAGCGGGAGGCCGGAGTCGGTCTCGCGCCCGTGGGGCGCAGCGCCGGCGTCGCTCACGGCGTTCCCCCCGCGTCGCGCACCTCGCGCCGGCTGGCGAGCGAGAGCGTGTTGAGCCGCAGTCCCCCGTCGATGGGAATCTCCGCGCCGTTGATGAAGCCGGCGCGGTCCGAGGCGAGGAAGGCGATGAGGTATGCCACCTCGCCGGGCTCTCCCAGGCGCCGGACCGGCGCGGCACTCGCCGCTGCTTCCCGGATCTCGGCGGGCATCGCGCAAACGTTCTCGGTGGCGATGAGCCCAGGCAGCACGGCATTGCAGGTGACGCCGTGGCGGCCATGCTCGAGAGCCACCGTCTTGGTGAGGCCGAGAAGCCCTGCCTTGCTGGCGGCATAGGCCGCCTGATGGTGGAGCCCGCCCGTGCCCCCGATCGAGGACACGTTGACGATGCGCCCCCAGCGGGATGCCACCATGTCACCAATCGTCGCCTGGATCATGTGGAAGGCGCCGGAGAGATTCACGTCCACCTCCCGGTGCCACGCGGCCGCGGTCATCCGCGCGACCGGCGCGACATTGGCGACGATGCCGGCATTGTTGACGAGGATGCCGGGAGGGCCCAGGGCCTCGCGCAGCCGCGCGACGGCGGCGCGCACCGCCTCGTCATCCGCGATGTCGAAGACCGCGACGGCGGCGCGGCGGCCGCGCGCCCGCACCTCCGCCGCAACGGCCTCGACCTCGCTCAGCACGTCGGCCACCGCCACGTCCGCGCCTTCCTCGGCGAGCACAA contains these protein-coding regions:
- a CDS encoding SDR family NAD(P)-dependent oxidoreductase is translated as MSPPLLLAGRVALVTGAARGIGRVTALVLAEEGADVAVADVLSEVEAVAAEVRARGRRAAVAVFDIADDEAVRAAVARLREALGPPGILVNNAGIVANVAPVARMTAAAWHREVDVNLSGAFHMIQATIGDMVASRWGRIVNVSSIGGTGGLHHQAAYAASKAGLLGLTKTVALEHGRHGVTCNAVLPGLIATENVCAMPAEIREAAASAAPVRRLGEPGEVAYLIAFLASDRAGFINGAEIPIDGGLRLNTLSLASRREVRDAGGTP